The following proteins are encoded in a genomic region of Desulfuribacillus stibiiarsenatis:
- a CDS encoding LuxR C-terminal-related transcriptional regulator — protein MTVSLASWYLEPCRRGSIVKNRKDRPLLTNREREVFELLVQSKTTKEIADLLFISEKTVRNHISN, from the coding sequence ATGACTGTATCCTTAGCTTCCTGGTACCTTGAGCCGTGCAGGAGGGGTAGCATTGTGAAAAACAGAAAAGACAGACCATTATTGACCAACCGTGAGCGTGAAGTTTTTGAACTACTAGTTCAAAGCAAAACCACAAAAGAAATTGCAGACTTACTATTCATTAGCGAAAAGACCGTTCGTAACCATATATCGAATG